A genomic segment from Polyangium mundeleinium encodes:
- a CDS encoding arginyltransferase: protein MARLIQHIVEPPRACSYIPPERASLEHHILLDVDPDELDALLARGVRRFGPDYFRPVCPSCAACVPTRILVSEFKPSRSQRRARNRGAAFRVVVGPPRVDADRLALYHTWHGDREQAREWTPGKLTSRDYFYQFAFPHPSAREVAYYDDEADGRLVAIGICDETPRAWSAVYCFYDPAYAWRSPGVGNVLTLVEIARAQGKPYLYLGYRVEGCPSLRYKASFHPQEILPRLPAEGEPPRWMRADEAESGDQG from the coding sequence CGCCGGAGCGCGCTTCGCTCGAACATCACATCCTGCTCGACGTCGATCCCGACGAGCTCGACGCCCTGCTCGCGCGCGGCGTCCGCCGCTTCGGCCCCGATTACTTCCGCCCCGTGTGCCCTTCCTGCGCCGCGTGTGTCCCGACGCGGATCCTCGTGAGCGAGTTCAAGCCGAGCCGCAGCCAGCGCCGCGCGCGCAATCGCGGAGCTGCGTTTCGTGTCGTCGTCGGGCCACCACGCGTCGACGCGGACCGGCTCGCCCTCTATCACACGTGGCACGGCGATCGGGAGCAGGCGCGCGAATGGACGCCGGGCAAGCTGACGTCGCGTGATTATTTCTATCAATTCGCGTTCCCGCACCCGTCCGCGCGGGAGGTCGCATATTACGACGACGAGGCCGACGGGCGCCTCGTGGCGATCGGGATCTGCGACGAGACCCCGCGCGCCTGGAGCGCGGTGTACTGTTTTTACGATCCCGCCTATGCCTGGCGCTCCCCCGGCGTGGGCAACGTGCTCACGCTCGTGGAGATCGCCCGCGCCCAGGGCAAACCTTACCTTTATCTCGGGTATCGCGTCGAGGGTTGCCCGTCGTTGCGGTACAAGGCGTCGTTCCATCCGCAGGAGATCCTGCCCCGCTTACCCGCGGAAGGCGAACCGCCGCGCTGGATGCGGGCGGACGAGGCTGAATCCGGCGATCAGGGATAG
- a CDS encoding cytochrome C oxidase subunit IV family protein, whose protein sequence is MISAHVTTPKLVVSWLALLVLTFLSFGISRLGLGEAELVIALAISVVKTLVVLFIFMHLVEQRFANRLIVILTFLFIVLLVTLTVADPLTRKTFPPRPDPAASPYP, encoded by the coding sequence ATGATCAGCGCGCACGTCACCACCCCCAAGCTCGTCGTCTCGTGGCTCGCCTTGCTCGTGCTCACGTTCCTGTCGTTCGGGATCTCGCGCCTGGGCCTCGGGGAAGCGGAGCTCGTCATCGCGCTCGCGATCTCGGTCGTGAAGACGCTCGTCGTGCTGTTCATCTTCATGCACCTCGTCGAGCAGCGCTTCGCGAACCGGCTCATCGTCATTCTGACGTTCCTGTTCATCGTCCTGCTCGTCACGCTCACGGTCGCCGATCCCCTGACGCGCAAGACATTCCCGCCGCGGCCCGATCCCGCGGCGAGCCCCTATCCCTGA
- a CDS encoding cytochrome c oxidase subunit 3 family protein yields the protein MSAQRLVEQFESLEKQDHAARLAMWMFLGSETLLFGALFAAYAYYRGMYPDEFVQALHHNSVALGTTNTVVLITSSFTVALGVHFIRENKARLTAGLFVVSTLFGAVFLVVKGIEYSHHIHENALPSGMYTFIDKPPAGVVLGYTLYWFMTALHGLHVIAGMIMLAVVALLCWKGRYGAHRNVAVENVGLYWHLVDVVWIFLWPLFYLTD from the coding sequence GTGAGCGCGCAAAGGCTCGTTGAGCAATTCGAGTCCCTCGAAAAGCAGGACCACGCCGCGCGGCTCGCGATGTGGATGTTCCTCGGCAGCGAGACGCTGCTCTTCGGGGCTCTCTTCGCCGCCTACGCGTACTACCGCGGGATGTACCCGGACGAGTTCGTCCAGGCCCTTCACCACAACAGCGTGGCGCTCGGGACGACGAACACGGTCGTGCTCATCACGTCGAGCTTCACCGTCGCCCTGGGCGTCCATTTCATTCGCGAGAACAAGGCCCGCCTCACGGCCGGCCTCTTCGTCGTGTCGACCCTGTTCGGCGCCGTCTTCCTCGTGGTGAAGGGCATCGAGTACAGCCACCACATCCACGAGAACGCGCTCCCGAGCGGGATGTACACGTTCATCGACAAGCCGCCGGCCGGCGTGGTGCTCGGATACACGCTCTACTGGTTCATGACGGCCCTGCACGGCCTGCACGTGATCGCTGGCATGATCATGCTCGCCGTGGTGGCCCTGCTCTGCTGGAAGGGGCGATACGGCGCCCATCGCAACGTCGCCGTCGAGAACGTCGGTCTGTACTGGCACCTCGTCGACGTCGTCTGGATTTTCCTCTGGCCCCTCTTTTACCTCACGGATTGA
- a CDS encoding cytochrome c oxidase subunit I, with amino-acid sequence MSQATIDADSRPNPLGVGADHPDYLRADSGLRSWLLTKDHKRIALMFYVGVILFLGLGGVFALVLRTELLTPEQTFIDANTYNQMFTLHGITMVWLFMIPAVPTVFGNFVLPIMLGAKDLAFPRINLASFYIYVLSAIILLGAMLAGGADTGWTFYVPYSTTSPTAVTWMGIGIFVNGISSIMTSVNFIVTTHTMRAKGLSWHRMPLFVWATYATSIIILFATPVLGMSLVLLALDHAFGLSLFNPRYGGDPVLFQHLFWFYSHPAVYIMILPSFGVISEVVCSFSHNQPASYRAIAYSSLGIAFIGFFTWGHHMFVAGLSEFDAGVFGALSMFVAIFSAIKVFTWVATLRGGSISFATPMLYFLWFLFLFVFGGMTGVAVATQSLDVHWHDTYFVVAHFHFIMVGGTLTSFLAAAHYWFPKMFGRLYDERVGLLTSVAVFIGFVFTFLPQFLLGNGGMPRRYFTYPERYQWLNVLSTGGAWLLGAGLLLALGNLLLALKWGKRAGPNPWGSRSFEWITASPPSKHNFEETPDIERSAYDYTLSEEVARERAKAR; translated from the coding sequence ATGAGCCAAGCGACCATCGACGCCGATTCGAGGCCGAATCCGCTCGGCGTCGGCGCGGACCATCCGGATTATCTGCGCGCCGACAGCGGCCTGCGCTCGTGGCTCCTCACGAAGGACCACAAGCGCATCGCGCTGATGTTTTACGTGGGCGTGATCCTCTTCCTCGGGCTCGGCGGCGTCTTCGCCCTCGTGCTCCGCACGGAGCTGCTCACGCCCGAGCAGACGTTCATCGACGCGAATACCTACAACCAGATGTTCACGCTCCATGGAATCACCATGGTCTGGTTGTTCATGATCCCGGCCGTTCCGACGGTCTTCGGCAACTTCGTCCTGCCGATCATGCTCGGGGCGAAGGATCTCGCGTTCCCGCGCATCAACCTCGCGAGTTTTTACATCTACGTCCTCAGCGCGATCATCCTGCTCGGCGCGATGCTCGCGGGCGGCGCCGACACGGGCTGGACGTTTTACGTGCCCTACAGCACGACGTCGCCTACGGCCGTCACCTGGATGGGGATCGGCATCTTCGTGAACGGCATTTCGTCGATCATGACGTCGGTCAATTTCATCGTCACGACGCACACGATGCGCGCGAAGGGCCTGAGCTGGCACCGCATGCCGCTCTTCGTGTGGGCCACGTACGCGACGAGCATCATCATCCTCTTCGCGACACCCGTGCTCGGGATGTCGCTCGTCCTGCTCGCGCTCGATCACGCGTTCGGCCTGAGCCTCTTCAATCCTCGGTACGGCGGCGACCCGGTGCTCTTCCAGCACCTCTTCTGGTTTTATTCGCATCCGGCCGTGTACATCATGATCCTCCCCTCGTTCGGGGTGATCAGCGAGGTCGTCTGCTCGTTCTCGCACAACCAGCCCGCGAGCTACCGCGCCATTGCGTACTCCTCGCTCGGCATCGCGTTCATCGGGTTCTTCACCTGGGGCCACCACATGTTCGTGGCCGGGCTCAGCGAGTTCGACGCGGGTGTCTTCGGCGCGCTCTCGATGTTCGTCGCGATCTTCTCCGCGATCAAGGTCTTCACCTGGGTCGCGACGCTGCGCGGCGGCTCGATCAGCTTCGCCACGCCGATGCTGTATTTCCTCTGGTTCCTCTTCCTGTTCGTGTTCGGCGGGATGACGGGTGTGGCCGTGGCGACGCAATCGCTCGACGTGCACTGGCACGATACGTATTTCGTCGTCGCCCACTTCCACTTCATCATGGTCGGCGGGACGCTCACGTCGTTCCTCGCGGCCGCTCATTACTGGTTCCCCAAGATGTTCGGCAGGCTCTATGACGAGCGCGTCGGCCTCTTGACCTCGGTCGCCGTGTTCATCGGGTTCGTGTTCACGTTCCTGCCGCAGTTCCTCCTCGGGAACGGGGGCATGCCGCGGCGGTATTTCACGTACCCCGAGCGATACCAGTGGCTCAACGTGCTCTCGACGGGCGGCGCCTGGCTGCTCGGCGCGGGGCTCCTCCTCGCGCTCGGCAACCTGCTCCTCGCGTTGAAATGGGGCAAGCGCGCCGGACCGAACCCGTGGGGCTCGCGCAGCTTCGAGTGGATCACCGCGTCGCCGCCGTCGAAGCACAACTTCGAGGAGACGCCCGACATCGAGCGTTCGGCCTACGACTACACGCTCTCCGAGGAGGTGGCCCGTGAGCGCGCAAAGGCTCGTTGA
- the coxB gene encoding cytochrome c oxidase subunit II yields MNELLRTLLFLPRQASTIAEEIDTLHYFVIIMTMGGALLVTLVGGYFLFRYRRTAVQKHPERRMTGTTPAIWLEAVVVVGLFGMFIVWWVIGFWQFMAIRIPPENALEIYVTGKQWMWKFAYPQGANSISTLYVPAGRPVKLVLTSRDVIHSFFVPDFRLKQDVLPGRLTTLWFEAKEPGRHDIFCTEYCGVSHSTMRGEVIALSPEEYERWLQGKSPQPAVAGPVDMRPSSVTDYAPPEPVSMVRQGERAAAEHGCLRCHTLDGTPHLGPTFAGLYGTMVPLEAGGSVKVDEAYITESMMDPLARIHAGYQRIMPSYLGQIRPAETGAIIELMKSLRDVRPKPGASEPWGTVTVPETREGGQ; encoded by the coding sequence ATGAACGAGCTACTCCGTACGCTCCTGTTTTTGCCGCGGCAGGCGTCCACCATCGCCGAGGAGATCGACACACTCCATTATTTCGTCATCATCATGACGATGGGGGGCGCCTTGCTCGTGACCCTCGTCGGCGGGTATTTCCTGTTCCGCTACCGCCGCACGGCCGTGCAGAAGCACCCGGAGCGGCGCATGACCGGGACGACGCCGGCCATCTGGCTCGAAGCCGTGGTCGTGGTGGGCCTCTTCGGCATGTTCATCGTCTGGTGGGTGATCGGATTCTGGCAATTCATGGCCATCCGCATCCCGCCGGAGAACGCGCTCGAGATCTACGTCACGGGCAAGCAATGGATGTGGAAATTCGCGTACCCGCAAGGCGCGAACTCCATCTCGACGCTCTACGTCCCCGCCGGGCGCCCCGTGAAGCTCGTCCTCACCTCGCGCGACGTCATTCACAGCTTCTTCGTCCCGGATTTCCGGCTGAAGCAGGACGTGCTCCCGGGGCGCCTCACGACGCTCTGGTTCGAGGCGAAGGAGCCGGGCCGGCACGACATTTTCTGCACGGAGTATTGCGGCGTCAGCCACTCGACCATGCGCGGCGAAGTCATCGCGCTCTCGCCGGAGGAATACGAGCGCTGGCTGCAAGGCAAATCGCCGCAGCCGGCCGTGGCGGGCCCGGTCGACATGCGCCCGTCCTCCGTCACGGACTACGCGCCGCCGGAGCCCGTGAGCATGGTTCGTCAGGGCGAGCGCGCCGCGGCGGAGCATGGCTGTTTGCGCTGCCATACCCTCGACGGCACGCCGCACCTCGGCCCGACCTTTGCGGGCCTCTACGGCACCATGGTTCCGCTCGAAGCGGGGGGCAGCGTGAAGGTCGACGAGGCGTACATCACTGAATCGATGATGGATCCGCTCGCGCGTATCCACGCGGGATACCAGCGCATCATGCCGAGTTACCTCGGCCAGATTCGGCCGGCCGAGACGGGCGCCATCATCGAGCTCATGAAGAGCCTGCGTGACGTGCGCCCGAAGCCCGGCGCGTCGGAGCCCTGGGGCACGGTCACCGTTCCGGAGACGCGGGAGGGGGGGCAATGA